From Mya arenaria isolate MELC-2E11 chromosome 12, ASM2691426v1, the proteins below share one genomic window:
- the LOC128212472 gene encoding homeobox protein slou-like encodes MDKVPNDKRKVESVDAMKISEKLVDYSDDKTDDVLFKEHSESIYQTFQKIGAFDAPLKFKHLSAYRHSHHMHEEMLMSKRKRSSSPCDETDDVIHVKRRHIRDTEASTGSSEHHSDVSVNSDVDDLSDNGVEGSNHSERVRNVNDDINVIGENKVIATSFSVSDILDPNKFVGCGTGRVWHPWLRDEGVRDYTKSRLDQVPPSLTAASGEKRMSPKDGSQPDVRDHSFSSDDDECGGSLIASDLDDSADADHRHQTDDGSKGGKPRRARTAFTYEQLVALENKFKTTRYLSVCERLNLALSLNLTETQIKIWFQNRRTKWKKQNPGLDVNSPTIPSTGNPSFGGSPFGGMLYAHHGMHPYFPLSSYGLLKARAAFGAPLSVFPQHFSQNV; translated from the exons ATGGACAAGGTTCCGAACGACAAACGAAAGGTGGAAAGTGTTGATGCAATGAAAATCTCTGAGAAATTAGTTGACTATTCGGATGATAAAACAGACGACGTTTTGTTTAAAGAACACAGTGAGAGCATATATCAGACTTTTCAGAAAATCGGTGCGTTCGACGCGCCCTTGAAATTTAAGCATTTAAGCGCATATAGACACTCGCATCATATGCATGAAGAAATGCTGATGTCAAAAAGAAAGCGTTCTTCTAGTCCTTGTGATGAAACAGATGACGTCATACATGTAAAGAGACGTCACATTAGAGACACTGAAGCTAGCACTGGGAGTAGTGAACATCATAGTGACGTCAGCGTAAATTCAGACGTTGACGACTTATCTGACAATGGCGTGGAAGGAAGTAATCACAGTGAACGGGTGAGAAACGTTAATGACGACATCAATGTGATAGGCGAAAACAAAGTGATCGCGACATCATTTTCAGTGTCGGACATTCTTGACCCGAATAAGTTCGTGGGGTGTGGTACTGGGAGAGTATGGCACCCGTGGTTGAGGGACGAGGGGGTCAGGGACTACACGAAATCTAGACTGGATCAGGTCCCTCCGAGTTTAACAG ctGCATCCGGTGAAAAACGAATGTCGCCAAAAGACGGCTCCCAACCGGATGTTCGCGACCACAGCTTCTCTTCCGATGACGACGAATGCGGGGGGAGTCTGATAGCCTCTGACCTTGACGACAGTGCCGACGCCGACCACAGGCACCAGACGGACGATGGGTCCAAGGGCGGTAAACCGCGGCGCGCGCGGACGGCGTTTACGTATGAACAACTCGTGGCACtggaaaacaaatttaaaactacGAGATATTTATCAGTGTGTGAACGACTGAACTTAGCTCTGTCTCTGAACCTCACAGAAACGCAAATAAAGATATGGTTTCAGAATAGGAGAACAAAATGGAAGAAACAAAATCCGGGACTTGATGTGAATTCTCCCACAATTCCGTCAACCGGAAATCCATCATTCGGTGGCTCTCCTTTTGGTGGGATGCTCTACGCTCACCACGGAATGCACCCGTACTTCCCCCTTAGTTCATATGGACTTTTGAAGGCACGGGCGGCTTTTGGAGCACCACTTTCGGTTTTTCCGCAACACTTTTCACAAAACGTTTGA